Genomic DNA from Shouchella patagoniensis:
AGACCACGAAAGGCCAGAGCATCATAGCAGGGAGTGAATGCGTGATTCCTCTGTGATGACGAATGTATACAGCGTTGTTTCTCAATTTTAAGACCGTATCAAAATCGGGAGCATTGGAAGCAACTAACGTCGTTGCGAGTACAGCACTTTGCATATACGGTGAACTCGCAACGTGAGGATCAAGCGTCGCAAGCCCAGCAAGGCCAACACCCATAACGATATGAGTGGATGTATCCATGAACGAACATCCTCCTTTTGCAATAACTCTCATTGACTCATTTTTTTAGCTGTAACTAAAAGTAAGATATGCTATAGTTATACCCGTCACAAAACAAACTAAGCATTCCTACATGATGAACGTCTATGTAGGGCAAGTCAAGGTTAGCGGGTGAGCATATGTTAGAAGTCAATGAAGTTGTATTTGCTTCTTTTCAAAAAAATTTAGTGAGTTGGTATGAAACACATAAAAGAGAGTTACCATGGCGTAAATCGCAGGAGCCTTACAGGGTCTGGGTATCCGAGATTATGTTGCAACAAACTCGTGTGGATACAGTCATTCCATACTATGAACGATTTATGCGTGTGTTCCCAGAAATGGAGGATCTTGCTTATGCAAAAGAGGAAGATCTTCTTAAAGTGTGGGAGGGCCTTGGTTACTATTCGCGTGTAAGAAATTTACAAACAGCGGTCAAAGAAGTCGTTGAAAACTACGGCGGCGTGGTCCCAGATAATCGCAAAGAAATAGAAGGATTAAAAGGGGTCGGACCTTATACAGCGGGGGCAATCTTAAGTATCGCCTACAATAAAGCAGAACCAGCTGTAGATGGTAATGTGATGAGAGTGCTCTCGCGCGTTTTCTGTATGGAAAATGATATCGCTAAACCACAAACGAGAAAGAAGCACGAAGTCATCCTTTATGATCTTATTGATAAATACAATCCTTCTAGTTTTAATCAAGGACTAATGGAGCTTGGTGCACTCGTCTGTACGCCTACGTCTCCTGGTTGTTTATTATGCCCTGTGAGAGAACAATGTATGGCTTATGATCAAGGTAAACAACATGAATTACCGGTTAAGTCGAAAAAAAAGAAAGCTAGATCAGTGAAAATTGATGCATTCTTATTGACGGATAACAAAGGGCGCGTACTTATTGAAAAACGTCCCGAGAAAGGGTTACTTGCGGGACTTTGGCAACTACCGATGCTTGAAAAAACGTCTGATTCATTCGGGATGCAAGATGACTGGTTTAAGTCGAATTTAGAGAATATGAAGCCGGTAAAGACAACATTCCAAGTAAAACATGTTTTTAGTCATTTGATTTGGGAAATAGACCTTTACACTGGACAAGTAGTGTTAGATCAATTAGATCAAGTTCCAAATACGTGTAAGTTTGTGACAAAAAAGCAGTTAGAGGAATATGCTTTTCCTGTATCGCAGCAAAAACTGCTTACATATAGTTTAGAGGAGGACTTGCTATGAATTTGGATTTGCAAGGGAAGTCAGTATTGATAACGGGCGGGACAAAAGGGATCGGCAAAGAAATTGCCCGTGCTTTTTTGCGTGAAGAGGCAAAAGTTATCGTTTGTGCGAGGTCAATACCTTCTAATTGGGAAGAAGATATTCCTGTTATTACAGGTGACGTAACGAATTGTGAAGAGAGAAAACGAATTTATGCTGAAGCAACCGCAGAAGTTGGACCAATTGATGTATTAATTAATAATGCTGGCGGAAGTAACGGTGGATTCATTGACGAAACAGAGATGGAAGAGTTTTATTATGCGTTTGAATTAAATTATTTCTCGGCTGTCCATTTTGCGAAACTTGTATTGCCGGCAATGAAAGCTGAGAAGGCAGGGTCAATCATTAATATTTCATCCATCTATGGACGTGAATCAGGTGGGAAGGCTACTTATAACAACGCTAAAGCAGCAATGATTAGTTTCACGAAAGCACTTGCAGATGAAGTGGCTCAAGATGGGATTCGTGTAAATAGTGTGGCGCCAGGAGCTGTTTTGCATCCGACTGGAAATTGGCAAAAACGTTTGGAGAAAGACCCAGAAGGGATAGAAGCTTTTGTTACAAGGGAAATTCCTGCTGGGCGTTTTGGTTCTCCGGAAGAGATAGCGGATGTAGTTGTCTTTCTTGCTTCATCAAAAGCAAATTGGGTAACTGGTGCCTCGTTACAAGTAGATGGGGGCCAATCAAAAGCAAACTTCTAGCAAGAGTTTATTTATCTTCTGTACCGAATTAGGTAAAATTATTAAAAAAAGGTTGCCATTGGCAACCTTTTTTTATAAGCCTGGTTCGTTGTCGTCCTCGTTTTGTAAGTGAATTTCTTTAATAATTGCTTTTGTTTCCGGTGTACCAAGTTGATAAATTTTATCAAAAATATCATTCATTCCTGTTTGGTATTCATCTTTATCAGCATCAGCGGAAAGGTCATCAAAATGTTTAAAAGAAAATAAGTTGCCAAGCTCTACGTCATGTGTATGAACTTTGTGAATAAAGGATTCTAACTCTTTTTTTTCTGTTTCAGTTGCAGAGATTTCATATTCAATTAATTGTCCGTCATCTACACGAACATTGCTAATGGTATCCATACTTATTGGATTAAGGTTAACGTAATATAGTTGCTTTTCCTCGCCCATCTTACAGTCTCCTTTAATCGTAATGGACTTCTGTTCCTTGCGTCCAAGTAGCTTTTTGGTGAAGTCCCCCGCGTTTTTTTATTTCTTCCATGATTTTTTCGTGCTTCACATTTCCCTGAAACGTTAAATATCCATTGAGTTGCTGCATCCCATGGTGAAAAAAAGCGAGTTCTTTGTCGCTCCAATCAGCAGGGTCGATGTTTTCTAACTCAGTTAAATCTCGGCCGACGTACATGCTCACATCTCCTTAAGAAGGTTTCTATTAGCTTGGCTGTTCTCAATAAGTCGTATGCGCTATAATGAAGAAATGGTCATTGCAAAAATAAGGGAGGATCTACATATGGAAAGAAAAACTGCATTGGTAACAGGGAGTAGCAGAGGAATCGGAAAAGAAATCGCCGTTAGGCTCGCGCAGCAAGGATTTAATATCGTCATTAATTTTGCGCGTAGCAGATCACAAGCAGAGGCTACAGCAGAGGAAATTAGAGCACTTGGTGTCGAAGTTCTTACAGTTAAAGCAAATGTAGGAAAGCCAGAAAAAATTAAAGAGATGTTTACACAAATTGATGAGACATTTGGCAGGTTGGATGTTTTTGTGAATAATGCGGCGTCAGGTGTTTTACGTCCATTAATGGAATTAGAAGAAAGCCATTGGAACTGGACAATGGATATTAATGCAAAAGCTCTTTTGTTTTGTGCGCAGGAAGCAGCAAAGCGGATGGAAAAGAATGGCGGAGGTAAAATCGTAAGCCTTAGTTCACTTGGTTCCATTCGGTACCTTGATAATTATACGACAGTTGGAGTTTCAAAAGCGGCAGTTGAGTCACTAACACGTTATTTAGCCGTTGAACTAGCTCCAAAAGGAATAGTGGTAAATGCTGTTTCTGGTGGCGCAGTGGACACGGATGCGTTAACACACTTTCCGAATAGGGATGAACTCTTACGCGATGCTGCTAATAGAACACCAGCAGGGCGAATGGTTGAGGCCGCAGATTTAGCAAAAGCGGCAATGTTTTTGTTATCTGATGAAGCAAGCATGATTCGTGGGCAAACGCTTATTGTTGATGGTGGTATTTCCCTTTTGGCTTAAGATAAAAAAAAGTGCATAGAAAAATCCTCTACGGGACAAGTTATATATCGTGGAGGTGATAACCATGAATAAGGAATCAAAAACAAACAAAAACCAAGTGAAGAAGCAAAACCAAGCTTCTGAACAAGGGTACAATGCTGAATTTGCTAGCGAAACTGATGTACAAGAAGTGAAGCAACAAAACGCAAAATCAGCTCAGAAAAAGAACCAACAATAATACGCTTAAACGCGAGCGCTTTGGCGCGAAAAGACACCCTTTGCCTACCGGCTAAAGGGTGTCTTTTTTTGTCAAAGCGCTGTTGTTTTTGTTATAGAGATGTGTTTACGTTTTAAATACGTGATGAACCTTGTATAATAGAACTGTACATTAAAAATGTTGGAAGAGTTTGTTTTGATTAAGGAACATGGAAAGGAGGCTGCTATGAGCTTTCCAAAGGAAGGCAGCACAATCCAGATACAAAGTTATAAGCATAATGGGACGCTTCACCGGATTTGGGAAGACACCACAATCTTAAAAGGAACATCCAAAATAGTAGTAGCCGGAAATGATCGGATTATTGTTCGTGAATCCGATGGCAGAAATTGGCGTACAAGAGAACCTGCGATTTGTTATTTTGATGCTGATCAGTGGTTTAATACAATTGGAATGATTCGTGCTGATGGGATATACTACTACTGCAATATTGGTACACCTTTTACGTGGGATGAAGAAGCTCTCAAGTATATTGATTATGACCTTGATATTAAAGTTTATCCGGATATGACGATGAAGCTGCTTGATGAAGATGAGTATGAATTGCATAGTAAAATTATGCATTATCCACCAGAGCTAGACGGCATTTTAAAGAAAAGCGTTGAAGAGCTCAAATCCTGGATTCATCAAAGGAAAGGCCCGTTCGCGCCTCAGTTTGTCGAGAACTGGTATGAACGATATTTGCAATATCGCTAAAAGTGAGCTTGTTTTCCACAAGCTTGCTTTTTGCTTAGAAGAAGGGGTTCTATTGAAGACAATTAGAAGGTATATGGTATTCGTAAAACCATATCGAAAAGAAATTATTGGAACGATTTTAATTGGAATGTTGAAATTTGGTATTCCACTGTTGTTCCCATTAGCCATGATGTATATTATTGATGATATTTTGCTTAATGATGCCATGGCAATGGACGAGCAGTATTCACAATTGTATTGGATAAT
This window encodes:
- the mutY gene encoding A/G-specific adenine glycosylase; amino-acid sequence: MLEVNEVVFASFQKNLVSWYETHKRELPWRKSQEPYRVWVSEIMLQQTRVDTVIPYYERFMRVFPEMEDLAYAKEEDLLKVWEGLGYYSRVRNLQTAVKEVVENYGGVVPDNRKEIEGLKGVGPYTAGAILSIAYNKAEPAVDGNVMRVLSRVFCMENDIAKPQTRKKHEVILYDLIDKYNPSSFNQGLMELGALVCTPTSPGCLLCPVREQCMAYDQGKQHELPVKSKKKKARSVKIDAFLLTDNKGRVLIEKRPEKGLLAGLWQLPMLEKTSDSFGMQDDWFKSNLENMKPVKTTFQVKHVFSHLIWEIDLYTGQVVLDQLDQVPNTCKFVTKKQLEEYAFPVSQQKLLTYSLEEDLL
- a CDS encoding SDR family NAD(P)-dependent oxidoreductase; the protein is MNLDLQGKSVLITGGTKGIGKEIARAFLREEAKVIVCARSIPSNWEEDIPVITGDVTNCEERKRIYAEATAEVGPIDVLINNAGGSNGGFIDETEMEEFYYAFELNYFSAVHFAKLVLPAMKAEKAGSIINISSIYGRESGGKATYNNAKAAMISFTKALADEVAQDGIRVNSVAPGAVLHPTGNWQKRLEKDPEGIEAFVTREIPAGRFGSPEEIADVVVFLASSKANWVTGASLQVDGGQSKANF
- a CDS encoding cytosolic protein, which translates into the protein MYVGRDLTELENIDPADWSDKELAFFHHGMQQLNGYLTFQGNVKHEKIMEEIKKRGGLHQKATWTQGTEVHYD
- the fabL gene encoding enoyl-[acyl-carrier-protein] reductase FabL, whose product is MERKTALVTGSSRGIGKEIAVRLAQQGFNIVINFARSRSQAEATAEEIRALGVEVLTVKANVGKPEKIKEMFTQIDETFGRLDVFVNNAASGVLRPLMELEESHWNWTMDINAKALLFCAQEAAKRMEKNGGGKIVSLSSLGSIRYLDNYTTVGVSKAAVESLTRYLAVELAPKGIVVNAVSGGAVDTDALTHFPNRDELLRDAANRTPAGRMVEAADLAKAAMFLLSDEASMIRGQTLIVDGGISLLA
- a CDS encoding gamma-type small acid-soluble spore protein; translated protein: MNKESKTNKNQVKKQNQASEQGYNAEFASETDVQEVKQQNAKSAQKKNQQ
- the ntdP gene encoding nucleoside tri-diphosphate phosphatase encodes the protein MSFPKEGSTIQIQSYKHNGTLHRIWEDTTILKGTSKIVVAGNDRIIVRESDGRNWRTREPAICYFDADQWFNTIGMIRADGIYYYCNIGTPFTWDEEALKYIDYDLDIKVYPDMTMKLLDEDEYELHSKIMHYPPELDGILKKSVEELKSWIHQRKGPFAPQFVENWYERYLQYR